Proteins encoded in a region of the Mycoplasma feriruminatoris genome:
- a CDS encoding APC family permease translates to MKNKSRFFEFLTLFMMSVGTIVGSGIYVKNRDILIETHNPIIAIVLWTAVGISCIAVVYLFLEISSSTENGTIGSWSRAFFGHKVGSFFANFQTMFYAPVNQAIFTSALLAYFLNIFHLKLYGYQYLLIFLLVGLIIIILTNVLNVFSIKGSKAIQIFGTGFKFFPLIIALVAGFILADHFGALQNNGIDVRGITDASKQWSRSDFDPLLFFRGFGGILFAFDGFIYICNSKKRAKHADVVPIALVSAMAFAAVFYLLMSISLILGSPDGSIEQLLERVFNNGQPLKTQVNHTVKVMVAIISMIICFLGLNAYSYIGMAGLESDVIDGLSYINSTDAKHRFKKIGLIQCVISYAIFAIFIIVGASSSISLNKPIEVINATDSVSGMLYLIQIMSSTCSCLSFAMMASLIIAALVNRKTNKVEVKKIKGFVPLAIFGLITFIFFSLMGLFTFIVPLSVIKKGESWWTAQHSQGPLFLLLMILGLIFVGILWYNQNKRLIGGLRLENDNLQRKTR, encoded by the coding sequence ATGAAAAACAAAAGTAGATTTTTTGAGTTTCTAACTTTGTTTATGATGTCTGTTGGGACAATTGTTGGTTCAGGTATTTATGTTAAAAACAGAGATATTTTAATTGAAACACACAACCCAATAATTGCTATTGTATTATGAACTGCAGTTGGAATTTCTTGTATTGCTGTAGTTTATTTATTTTTAGAAATATCATCTTCTACAGAAAATGGAACTATAGGTTCTTGATCTAGAGCATTTTTTGGTCATAAAGTTGGATCATTTTTTGCTAACTTTCAAACAATGTTTTATGCTCCTGTAAATCAAGCGATCTTTACTTCAGCTTTATTAGCTTATTTTTTAAATATTTTTCATCTTAAATTATATGGATATCAATATTTATTAATTTTTTTATTAGTTGGATTAATAATTATTATATTAACTAATGTTTTAAATGTATTTAGTATTAAAGGTTCTAAAGCAATTCAAATATTTGGAACAGGGTTTAAATTCTTTCCACTAATTATTGCACTAGTTGCTGGATTTATTCTAGCTGATCATTTTGGTGCATTACAAAACAATGGGATTGATGTTAGAGGAATAACTGATGCTTCTAAGCAATGATCTAGATCCGATTTTGATCCATTGTTATTTTTTAGAGGTTTTGGTGGTATTTTATTTGCTTTTGATGGATTTATTTATATTTGTAATTCTAAAAAAAGAGCAAAACACGCTGATGTAGTACCAATTGCTTTAGTTTCTGCAATGGCTTTTGCTGCAGTATTTTATTTATTAATGTCAATATCTTTAATTTTAGGTTCACCAGATGGATCAATTGAACAATTACTAGAAAGAGTATTTAATAATGGTCAACCATTAAAAACTCAAGTAAATCATACTGTTAAAGTAATGGTTGCTATTATTTCAATGATTATTTGCTTTTTAGGATTAAATGCTTATTCATATATTGGAATGGCTGGATTAGAATCAGATGTTATTGATGGTTTAAGTTATATAAATTCAACTGATGCTAAACACCGTTTTAAAAAGATCGGTTTAATTCAATGTGTAATTTCATATGCAATTTTTGCAATCTTTATTATTGTTGGAGCTAGTTCAAGTATTAGTTTAAATAAACCAATAGAAGTAATTAATGCAACTGATTCAGTATCTGGAATGTTGTATTTAATTCAAATAATGTCTTCAACTTGTTCTTGTTTATCATTTGCTATGATGGCTAGTTTAATTATTGCTGCTTTAGTTAATAGAAAAACTAATAAAGTTGAAGTTAAAAAAATTAAAGGTTTTGTTCCTTTAGCAATATTTGGACTAATTACTTTTATATTCTTTTCATTAATGGGATTATTTACTTTTATTGTTCCTTTAAGTGTTATTAAAAAAGGAGAGAGCTGATGAACAGCTCAACATTCTCAAGGACCATTATTCTTATTATTAATGATTTTAGGATTAATTTTTGTAGGTATTCTTTGATATAATCAAAACAAAAGACTTATAGGAGGTCTTCGTTTAGAAAATGATAACTTACAAAGAAAAACAAGATAA
- a CDS encoding ECF transporter S component, which yields MITYKEKQDNNFELEKSKKIKKVQSLREYFLLSTNKVALLATLLALQILLTLFSKYVMGAIVLFASAPYLKLEINYWVSAVVLTATNLFWSLIFTIASVWMRLLLGSEPVGLLSLMIVDSSAIIGFAIVLYIFKKMFIMSNKSEVFAKFEVWFVALASIIATLFGSLCAYISNSSFIFDLYGVPRPFEAILVITFSFTVIKLTLNHIIFCVVYKRVKVLVKKLVKA from the coding sequence ATGATAACTTACAAAGAAAAACAAGATAATAATTTTGAACTTGAAAAAAGTAAAAAAATTAAAAAAGTTCAATCACTAAGAGAATACTTTTTATTATCTACTAACAAAGTTGCCCTTTTAGCTACATTATTAGCTTTACAAATATTACTTACTTTATTTTCTAAATATGTAATGGGAGCAATTGTATTATTTGCAAGTGCACCTTACTTAAAATTAGAAATTAACTACTGAGTTTCAGCTGTTGTATTAACAGCAACTAATTTATTTTGAAGTTTAATATTTACCATAGCTTCAGTTTGAATGAGACTATTATTAGGTAGTGAACCTGTTGGATTATTATCATTAATGATAGTTGATAGTTCAGCTATTATCGGTTTTGCAATAGTGCTTTATATTTTTAAAAAAATGTTTATTATGTCAAATAAATCAGAAGTATTTGCAAAATTTGAAGTATGATTTGTGGCTTTAGCTTCTATAATAGCAACACTATTTGGTAGTTTATGTGCATACATTAGTAACTCATCATTTATTTTTGATTTATATGGAGTGCCTAGACCATTTGAAGCTATATTAGTTATAACATTTTCATTTACAGTGATTAAATTAACACTTAACCACATAATCTTTTGTGTAGTTTATAAAAGAGTAAAAGTCTTAGTAAAAAAATTAGTCAAAGCTTAA
- a CDS encoding APC family permease, whose protein sequence is MKNKGKLLEFLTLFAMTIGSVVGAGVYFKNKEILFDTRTPIIAIILWIIVGSVCVSMVYLFLEIASSTRNGGSGTIGVWTKLFINRKLGSFFAILNAFFYLPVMQSMFVSFFITFILMMFSTVQLKGIHFLLIFLTTGIAIIIINALINVFDLSISRKYQAFGTIFKFIPLAIALVAGVVLFDHNGAFLSSGIDVSTPTGQTQKVEWSTSNFNPLLFFRGFGGILFAFDGFIFICNSQRKAKYKDVVPKALVFGMIFVSVFYTLIAVSLLMGSPDGSIGKLLERLFNGGQVLKSTDSSVVSRVANILTSVIIIIICSIGANNLSYVSFVVLESDVIDKLYLTSKQDISVKKIAIIQVGLSVSVYSIFILVGTLATVGLTNTATAEQAVSSTNGLIYPIQIMATSNACLSFIMVITLIIAALFNRKTNKVEVEKKKGFVVLGSIAAVCLIVFVTMSLFTILVPLDVINEGKNWFKSNYYQGPLFILLTLLELGSVSVFWFIQEKRRKKYDLENPEIQITAKPTV, encoded by the coding sequence ATGAAAAATAAAGGTAAGCTATTAGAATTTTTAACTTTATTTGCAATGACAATAGGTTCTGTTGTTGGTGCTGGAGTTTATTTTAAAAATAAAGAAATTCTATTTGACACAAGAACTCCTATAATTGCTATTATTTTATGAATCATTGTTGGTTCTGTTTGTGTTTCAATGGTTTATTTATTTTTAGAAATAGCATCTTCAACTAGAAATGGTGGAAGTGGAACTATTGGAGTATGAACTAAACTTTTTATTAATAGAAAATTAGGTTCATTTTTTGCAATATTAAATGCCTTTTTTTATTTACCAGTAATGCAATCAATGTTTGTTTCATTTTTTATAACATTCATTTTAATGATGTTTAGTACTGTACAATTAAAAGGAATTCATTTTTTATTAATATTTTTAACAACTGGAATTGCAATTATAATTATTAATGCTTTAATTAATGTTTTTGATCTTTCTATATCTAGAAAATATCAAGCATTTGGAACAATTTTTAAATTCATACCTTTAGCGATTGCTTTAGTTGCTGGTGTGGTTTTATTTGATCATAATGGTGCTTTTTTAAGTAGTGGAATTGATGTAAGTACTCCAACTGGACAAACTCAAAAAGTAGAATGATCAACAAGTAATTTTAATCCATTGCTATTTTTTAGAGGATTTGGTGGAATTTTATTTGCTTTTGATGGATTTATTTTTATATGTAATTCACAAAGAAAAGCAAAATATAAAGATGTGGTTCCAAAAGCTTTAGTATTTGGAATGATCTTTGTATCAGTATTTTATACTTTAATAGCAGTTTCATTATTAATGGGATCACCAGATGGATCAATTGGTAAATTATTAGAAAGATTATTTAATGGTGGTCAAGTTCTAAAATCTACTGATAGTAGTGTTGTTTCAAGAGTTGCTAATATTTTAACTTCAGTAATTATTATAATAATATGTTCAATTGGAGCTAATAATTTATCATATGTATCATTTGTTGTTCTTGAATCAGATGTAATTGATAAATTATATCTAACTTCAAAACAAGATATTTCAGTTAAAAAAATAGCTATTATTCAAGTTGGTCTATCTGTATCAGTTTATTCAATATTTATTTTAGTTGGAACTTTAGCAACTGTTGGATTAACAAATACAGCTACTGCTGAACAAGCTGTAAGTTCAACTAATGGACTGATTTATCCAATTCAAATAATGGCTACTTCTAATGCTTGTTTATCATTTATAATGGTTATTACTTTAATTATTGCAGCTTTATTTAATAGAAAAACTAATAAAGTTGAAGTTGAAAAGAAAAAAGGATTTGTAGTTTTAGGATCAATTGCAGCTGTATGTTTAATTGTTTTTGTAACAATGAGTCTATTTACTATACTTGTACCTTTAGATGTAATTAATGAAGGTAAAAATTGGTTTAAATCAAACTACTACCAAGGTCCATTATTTATTCTATTAACTTTATTAGAACTTGGATCTGTATCTGTTTTCTGATTCATTCAAGAAAAAAGAAGAAAAAAATATGATTTAGAAAATCCAGAAATCCAAATCACTGCAAAACCTACAGTTTAG
- the pgsA gene encoding CDP-diacylglycerol--glycerol-3-phosphate 3-phosphatidyltransferase translates to MKQKTINLPNILTTIRIVLVPVIIVLLLVDHYMNNEFFTNFSRVCWYISGAIFIIASLTDFLDGWIARKYNLVTNFGKFFDPIADKLLVNATLILFSSLGVLPVWMTVVLILRDTFVDFIRMILSSKGITLAAGMGGKLKTTFQMIGLSILFFINLKIFNWDEFDWQNQLVLLPMYVATFFSIYSGVIYFLKARPSLF, encoded by the coding sequence ATGAAACAAAAAACAATTAATCTTCCAAATATTCTAACAACAATCAGAATAGTTTTAGTACCAGTTATTATTGTTTTATTATTAGTTGATCATTATATGAATAATGAGTTTTTTACTAACTTTAGTAGAGTTTGCTGATATATTTCTGGAGCTATTTTTATTATTGCTTCTTTAACTGATTTTTTAGATGGATGAATTGCTAGAAAATATAATTTAGTAACTAATTTTGGTAAGTTTTTTGATCCAATTGCAGACAAGTTATTAGTAAATGCAACTCTAATTTTATTTTCTAGTTTGGGAGTATTACCTGTTTGAATGACAGTGGTTTTAATTTTAAGAGATACTTTTGTTGATTTTATTAGAATGATTTTAAGTTCAAAAGGAATTACTTTAGCAGCTGGAATGGGTGGTAAATTAAAAACTACTTTTCAAATGATAGGTTTATCAATTTTATTTTTCATTAACTTAAAAATATTTAATTGAGATGAATTTGATTGACAAAATCAATTAGTTTTACTTCCAATGTATGTTGCAACATTCTTTAGTATTTATAGTGGAGTTATTTACTTTTTAAAAGCAAGACCTAGTTTATTTTAA
- the rsmG gene encoding 16S rRNA (guanine(527)-N(7))-methyltransferase RsmG, translating to MFNNWEIFLNYKNFTINQEIKDKLNLYYQILIDENQKYNLTRITELNEVFEKHFLDSLLFVEHFKINDQKIADIGTGAGFPGVVLKIFFPNIKLTLIESNNKKANFLKYLVDKLELNDVEILNKRAEELTSDYKEKFDIVISRAVAYLDIILELGVQLVKVDGSFILLKGPKAFQEIDDLKNKDKKMNLKLVDVQQLQDTGFGTRINLFYKKIGSTSSLYPRKYQQILKESK from the coding sequence ATGTTTAATAATTGAGAGATATTTTTAAATTATAAAAACTTTACTATAAATCAAGAAATTAAAGATAAACTTAATCTTTATTATCAAATACTAATTGATGAAAATCAAAAATATAACCTAACAAGAATTACTGAACTAAACGAAGTTTTTGAAAAACATTTTTTAGATTCTTTACTATTTGTAGAACACTTTAAAATTAATGATCAAAAAATAGCTGACATTGGAACTGGTGCTGGTTTTCCTGGAGTTGTTTTAAAAATCTTTTTTCCAAATATCAAACTAACTTTAATTGAATCAAATAATAAAAAAGCTAATTTTTTAAAATATTTAGTTGATAAATTAGAGCTAAATGATGTTGAAATTTTAAATAAAAGAGCTGAAGAATTAACTAGTGATTATAAAGAAAAATTTGATATTGTAATATCTAGAGCTGTTGCTTATTTAGATATTATTTTAGAATTAGGTGTACAGTTAGTTAAAGTTGATGGATCATTTATTTTATTAAAAGGACCAAAAGCATTTCAAGAAATTGATGATTTAAAAAATAAAGATAAAAAAATGAACTTAAAACTAGTTGATGTTCAACAACTACAAGATACTGGATTTGGAACTAGAATTAATTTGTTTTATAAAAAGATTGGTAGCACTAGTAGTTTATACCCAAGAAAATATCAACAAATTCTAAAAGAGAGCAAATAA
- a CDS encoding DUF951 domain-containing protein, protein MNYEELEIGDIIELKKPHPSKTIRWELIRIGAKYKFRSCNQFDLFIELNRQTLKTQLKKIIKKTNNE, encoded by the coding sequence ATGAACTATGAAGAACTTGAAATTGGAGATATTATAGAACTAAAAAAACCTCATCCAAGTAAAACTATAAGATGAGAATTAATTAGAATTGGGGCTAAATATAAATTTAGAAGTTGTAATCAATTTGATTTATTTATTGAACTAAATAGACAAACTTTAAAAACACAATTAAAAAAAATCATTAAAAAAACTAATAATGAATAA
- the ychF gene encoding redox-regulated ATPase YchF, translating to MGLQVGIVGLPNVGKSTLFNAITNSKVEAANYPFATIEPNVGIVEVPDYRLDELYRIFNSKKRVATTIEFVDIAGLIAGASQGEGLGNAFLANIRQTDAICQVVRCFDDKEIMHVENSIDPIRDIEIINLELILADQATVKKRLDKILPKYKSGEKTAKVEYELLNHLLDNLNKGLLLNSLTLDEEQSDLLKSYQLLTSKPIIYVCNVSDSELLEDNDYVKKVKEFAKNSNSQVVKICAKIEEDLSEASKEEKIEFLKDLGIKESGLDQLIRAAYDTLGLQTFFTAGSQEVRSWQFKKGWTAPRCAGVIHTDFQKGFIKADIYSINDLLVLGSEKAIKEAGKMRLEGKTYIMQDGDVCFFKFNV from the coding sequence ATGGGATTACAAGTTGGAATTGTTGGATTACCAAATGTTGGAAAATCTACATTATTTAATGCAATAACTAATTCTAAAGTTGAAGCTGCAAACTATCCTTTTGCAACTATTGAACCAAATGTTGGAATTGTTGAAGTTCCAGATTATAGACTAGATGAGTTATATAGAATTTTTAATTCTAAAAAAAGAGTGGCTACAACTATTGAATTTGTTGATATTGCTGGTCTTATTGCTGGGGCTAGTCAAGGAGAAGGTTTAGGTAATGCTTTTTTAGCAAATATTAGACAAACTGATGCTATTTGTCAGGTTGTAAGATGTTTTGATGATAAAGAAATTATGCACGTTGAAAATAGTATTGATCCAATTAGAGATATTGAAATTATTAATTTAGAACTAATATTAGCTGACCAAGCAACTGTTAAAAAACGTCTTGATAAAATTTTACCTAAATATAAGTCAGGAGAAAAAACAGCTAAAGTTGAATATGAACTTTTAAATCATTTATTAGATAATTTAAATAAAGGTTTATTATTAAATAGTTTAACTTTAGATGAAGAGCAATCAGATCTTTTAAAAAGTTATCAATTACTAACAAGTAAACCTATTATTTATGTATGTAATGTTAGTGATTCTGAATTATTAGAAGATAATGATTATGTTAAAAAAGTAAAAGAATTTGCTAAAAATTCCAATTCTCAAGTTGTTAAGATTTGTGCAAAAATTGAAGAAGATCTATCTGAAGCTTCAAAAGAAGAAAAAATAGAATTTTTAAAAGATTTAGGAATTAAAGAATCTGGATTAGATCAATTAATTAGAGCTGCTTATGATACTTTAGGTTTACAAACATTTTTTACAGCAGGATCTCAAGAAGTAAGAAGTTGACAGTTTAAAAAAGGTTGAACTGCTCCTAGATGTGCTGGAGTAATTCATACTGATTTTCAGAAAGGTTTTATTAAAGCAGATATTTATTCAATTAATGATTTACTAGTATTAGGTAGTGAAAAAGCTATTAAAGAAGCTGGAAAAATGCGTTTAGAGGGAAAAACATACATAATGCAAGATGGAGATGTATGCTTTTTTAAATTTAATGTCTAA
- a CDS encoding YgjP family zinc-dependent metalloprotease — MYAFLNLMSKEKHQLSYQGNTITYFIHYKKQKNTILRLIDNQIVVSAPFNTPIYLIEQFIYKHISKIVKVQNNYEFLRVYDFYTNKPWIKIFEKTVDIELVDQNIHPKKINNKIIIKNYYNNEIQLEKIYNFLAKEYKNWFINQTLMWAEKMNLSFENISVKVMKAKWGLCYSKKKNIIYNTKLLHFDPKIIDYVIVHELTHILYPNHSKDFWRYVATYLPNYQELQQILNSKGI, encoded by the coding sequence ATGTATGCTTTTTTAAATTTAATGTCTAAAGAAAAACACCAATTAAGTTATCAAGGAAATACAATAACTTATTTTATTCATTATAAAAAACAAAAAAATACAATTCTAAGATTAATTGATAATCAAATAGTAGTTAGTGCACCATTTAATACTCCCATTTATTTAATTGAACAATTTATTTATAAACACATATCAAAAATAGTTAAAGTTCAAAACAACTATGAATTTTTAAGAGTTTATGATTTTTATACTAATAAACCTTGAATTAAAATTTTTGAAAAAACAGTTGATATCGAACTAGTTGATCAAAATATTCATCCTAAAAAAATTAATAATAAAATAATAATTAAGAACTATTATAATAATGAAATTCAGCTAGAAAAAATCTATAACTTTTTAGCAAAAGAGTATAAAAATTGATTTATAAATCAAACTTTAATGTGAGCTGAAAAGATGAATTTAAGCTTTGAAAACATAAGTGTTAAAGTTATGAAAGCTAAGTGGGGGTTGTGTTATTCGAAAAAAAAGAATATTATTTATAATACCAAGCTATTACATTTTGATCCTAAAATTATTGATTATGTAATAGTTCATGAACTAACTCATATTTTATATCCAAATCATTCTAAAGATTTTTGAAGATATGTAGCTACTTATTTACCTAATTATCAAGAACTACAACAAATTTTAAATTCTAAAGGAATTTAG
- a CDS encoding YfcC family protein translates to MHVKVENTEPNNNFNNTIKKKRRLKMLSSFSIILLIMFVLMLVSWILYWSKVKTDVVKTINFDDWKYDEILRPIYDKWTSLHSNKSAGNSQAWIDFMNTNQSLGWVYNSLGWIKDGYTIQHSGTAVFSGLTTIQPIGIVDVIYAPIKGFILKANIIIFIVSIGAFLYILVSTKALEGLSQAIINKLKGKEVFAIIPLMLFFSIFGTVEGFAEETLGFYMIFIPLMLMAGFDVFTGVLILMVGAGTGVIGSTVNPFTIPIAVSGINSGLDTTTAKLTIGDGLVWRIICWLILTSFSITFTFLYALKVKKNPSKSVTFATLEGDKEFFLAHVSKTIKLDWKKKTSLVVFAISFLVMIFYLVGWDAIFNNTKMADQSIWIKKNIPYLSALIPGWGNGDLDNVAAFFLLASIVLAIINSIGEAAFIKKWFEGASDILSVAFIIATAAGVGYILGETNLQSLFVKGILNSIGGISNQTAKVVVLFIVFIPLAFLIPSSSGFATTIFPLLAKSLVDSKTNQLQDYASSGSIMAFTFAIGLVNLITPTSGVVMGACSLSRMTYTKYLKSILPLIGYLFVLCLILLLIGGALPNSIS, encoded by the coding sequence ATGCATGTTAAAGTTGAAAACACAGAGCCAAATAATAATTTTAATAACACTATAAAAAAGAAAAGACGTTTAAAAATGCTTTCTTCTTTTAGTATTATTCTTTTAATTATGTTTGTTTTAATGTTAGTTTCTTGAATTTTATATTGATCCAAAGTTAAAACTGATGTAGTAAAAACAATTAATTTTGATGATTGAAAATATGATGAAATTTTAAGACCTATATACGATAAATGAACTAGTTTACATTCTAATAAAAGTGCTGGAAATTCTCAAGCTTGAATTGATTTTATGAATACAAATCAAAGTTTAGGTTGAGTTTATAATTCTTTAGGATGAATTAAAGATGGTTATACTATTCAACATAGTGGAACTGCTGTTTTTAGTGGATTAACAACAATTCAACCAATAGGAATAGTTGATGTAATTTATGCTCCAATTAAAGGATTTATTTTAAAAGCAAATATCATTATTTTTATAGTTTCTATTGGTGCTTTTTTATACATTTTAGTATCAACAAAAGCTTTAGAAGGTTTATCACAAGCAATAATTAATAAATTAAAAGGAAAAGAAGTATTTGCTATTATTCCATTAATGTTATTCTTTTCAATCTTTGGAACAGTTGAAGGATTTGCTGAAGAAACATTAGGTTTTTATATGATATTTATTCCTTTAATGCTAATGGCTGGATTTGATGTTTTTACAGGTGTTTTAATTTTAATGGTTGGTGCTGGAACTGGAGTAATTGGTTCAACAGTTAATCCATTTACTATACCAATTGCAGTTTCAGGTATTAATAGTGGATTAGATACAACAACAGCTAAATTAACAATTGGTGATGGTTTAGTTTGAAGAATAATTTGTTGATTAATTCTAACTAGTTTTTCAATTACATTTACATTTTTATATGCTTTAAAAGTTAAAAAAAATCCTTCTAAATCAGTAACTTTTGCTACTTTAGAAGGTGATAAAGAATTCTTTTTAGCTCATGTAAGTAAAACAATTAAATTAGATTGAAAAAAGAAAACTTCTTTAGTTGTTTTTGCAATTAGTTTTTTAGTAATGATCTTTTATCTAGTTGGATGAGATGCAATTTTTAATAACACTAAAATGGCTGATCAATCTATATGAATTAAGAAAAACATTCCTTATTTAAGTGCTTTAATTCCTGGATGAGGAAATGGTGATTTAGATAATGTTGCTGCTTTTTTCTTATTAGCTTCTATTGTTTTAGCAATTATTAATTCAATTGGAGAAGCTGCATTTATTAAAAAATGATTTGAAGGAGCTTCAGATATATTATCAGTAGCATTTATTATTGCAACTGCTGCTGGAGTTGGTTATATTTTAGGTGAAACTAATTTACAATCTCTATTTGTTAAAGGAATATTAAATTCTATTGGTGGAATTAGTAATCAAACTGCAAAAGTTGTTGTGTTATTTATAGTATTTATACCACTAGCATTTTTAATTCCATCATCATCTGGATTTGCAACAACTATTTTTCCACTATTAGCAAAATCCTTAGTTGATAGTAAAACAAATCAATTACAAGATTATGCTTCTTCTGGATCAATTATGGCATTTACTTTTGCAATTGGATTAGTTAATTTAATCACTCCAACTTCTGGAGTTGTAATGGGTGCTTGTTCTTTATCTAGAATGACTTATACTAAATATTTAAAATCAATACTACCACTAATTGGTTATTTATTTGTATTATGTTTAATACTTTTATTAATTGGTGGGGCTTTACCTAATTCAATATCTTAA
- a CDS encoding ABC transporter permease, giving the protein MRLTAFKYSQFAFYTILKKKSSIILPIFTLISSLIIGMILKFVVNSKYVELLSFLYIFILITLTVVFSCIKALNIFKDLEQEGLEIISLSKPLTRESLIIGKLLCLTFFGLIWSLTLLVSGFLSLYATYSFLYLLLTSLLLSFVGLITYLLFSLFTVLLSYKLSQKISMIIPFVLFIPLSLSGMILSSNVKSNVDQAAFFINKEYKNHHSGNEVNAEPYYLNNKDELFLIPNGVNNKEFSLEQVKYLEDVVNYSNSSSNLWQTYSWLSIPYQLVDVFNFKNKNLFASLSDKSNSNLDKYIYYKNLDDISYKYKLEKKPSVQKYLVDSKNKTYKYIVPGILKSHSIHTSKNDNTSGHEEIVDFDIIYAADGADNKDKEFLEDKNQLHTDNKTNLVGRLRWVYVYEALNDPIFNQIAKEFVNNFNKQIKTKDLNQIHKDLMSYLSNYLNNKESKIYSYKNNNITIFDEYAIKRHNKLQSQNERILYFAISLLNYIYFNHPDSLVYQAMLKNPDNDSFGDYQVKLDINSYKYNIGGYSSYQTQYEKKDKETNTVLRFSLTKSNNNYLFGSTNELFSISRSKRVVNKYVLFVLWIVVIGIELLVVFKLYQKKDYK; this is encoded by the coding sequence ATGAGACTGACTGCTTTTAAATACTCACAATTTGCATTTTATACAATTTTAAAGAAAAAAAGTTCAATCATTTTACCTATTTTTACTTTAATTAGTTCATTAATTATTGGAATGATCTTAAAGTTTGTAGTTAATAGTAAGTATGTTGAACTATTAAGTTTTTTATATATTTTTATTTTGATTACTTTAACAGTAGTTTTTAGTTGTATAAAAGCTTTAAACATTTTTAAAGACTTAGAACAAGAAGGATTAGAAATAATCAGTTTATCAAAACCTTTAACAAGAGAATCATTAATTATTGGTAAATTATTATGTTTAACTTTTTTTGGACTAATTTGATCTTTAACTTTATTAGTTAGTGGATTTTTATCACTATATGCAACTTATTCATTTTTATATTTACTTTTAACTAGTTTATTATTAAGTTTTGTTGGGCTAATTACTTATTTATTATTTAGTTTATTTACTGTTTTATTAAGTTATAAATTATCTCAAAAAATATCAATGATTATTCCTTTTGTTTTATTTATACCTTTAAGTTTAAGTGGAATGATTTTATCAAGTAATGTTAAATCAAACGTTGATCAAGCAGCTTTTTTTATAAATAAAGAATATAAAAATCATCACTCAGGAAACGAAGTGAATGCTGAACCTTATTATTTAAATAATAAAGATGAATTATTTTTAATACCAAATGGAGTAAATAATAAAGAGTTTAGTTTAGAACAAGTGAAGTATTTAGAAGACGTAGTTAATTATTCAAACAGTTCTTCAAATCTTTGACAAACCTATTCTTGATTATCAATTCCATACCAATTAGTAGATGTATTTAACTTTAAAAATAAAAATTTATTTGCATCGTTATCTGATAAAAGTAATTCTAATTTAGATAAATATATTTACTATAAAAATTTAGATGATATTTCTTATAAATATAAATTAGAAAAAAAACCTAGTGTTCAAAAATATCTAGTAGATAGTAAAAATAAAACTTATAAATACATAGTTCCAGGTATTTTAAAATCTCACTCTATTCATACTTCAAAAAATGATAATACTTCAGGTCATGAAGAAATAGTTGATTTTGATATTATTTATGCAGCTGATGGTGCTGATAATAAAGATAAAGAATTTTTAGAAGATAAAAACCAACTACATACTGATAATAAAACTAATTTAGTTGGAAGATTAAGATGAGTTTATGTTTATGAAGCTTTAAATGATCCTATATTTAATCAAATAGCAAAAGAGTTTGTAAATAACTTTAATAAACAAATTAAAACTAAAGATTTAAACCAAATTCATAAAGATTTAATGAGTTATTTATCTAATTATTTAAATAATAAAGAAAGTAAAATTTATAGTTATAAAAATAATAACATTACTATTTTTGATGAATATGCTATTAAAAGACATAATAAATTACAATCACAAAATGAAAGAATTTTATACTTTGCAATTTCATTATTAAACTATATTTACTTTAATCATCCTGATAGTTTAGTTTATCAAGCTATGTTAAAAAACCCTGATAATGATAGTTTTGGTGATTATCAAGTTAAATTAGATATTAATAGTTATAAATACAATATTGGTGGATATAGTAGTTATCAAACACAATATGAAAAAAAAGATAAAGAAACTAATACTGTTTTAAGATTTAGTTTAACTAAAAGTAATAATAACTACTTATTTGGATCAACAAATGAGTTATTTAGTATTAGTAGATCAAAAAGAGTAGTTAATAAATATGTATTATTTGTTTTATGAATTGTAGTTATTGGTATTGAGTTATTAGTTGTATTTAAGTTGTATCAGAAAAAAGATTATAAGTAG